Genomic segment of Candidatus Cloacimonadota bacterium:
ATCCTGTCTATCTTTAAATTTTTCCGGCATTTCCAGACTTGTATAAGGATTAAATACTTCTGTTGGAATATTCAACTGTTCCTCGAGATATTCCGGGAATCCCAGTAATTTAGCTCCCCCGCCGATCAATAATATCTTTCTGAAATCACTGGTCCCGGCTTCTTTAACATAAAACCGGAGAGAACGCTTAACTTCCATAGAAATCTGTTCAACTGTAGATTTTTCAGTAATATCCAGAGCGATCATCGAAGTGGTATCAACAGTATCTTTTTCTTTTTTCAAACCGTGTTCAAGTTTATATTGCTCTGCTTTTTCATAGGTTGTTTTTAATCTTTTCATTATGTCTTTTGTGAAATGATAACCACCCCAGCCAATGTCCCGAGCAAAGAATTTTGCACTGGGACCATAAATAACCATATTTGTTTTAAAGGCTCCAATATTCAGGATTACATAAACACCGTCTTCAAAAAAAGAATTAAAGATAACACTATTAGCAACAGCAAGCGATTCTATATCAACTATTCCCGGAGAAAGTCCAACTGAGGTTAGAATATCGGAGTGTTCTTTTAATAATGTTTTTGTCGAAGCTCCCAGCAGGATATTCATATTGTTCGTTTTTTCCTCGACATTCAGCACCTGGTAATCGAGTAACATTTCCGCTCCACTGATAGGCAGATGTTTTTTTGCTTCAAAAAATAAAGCGGATTCCAGTTCTTCATCCGGTAGGAAGATCGTTTTGATCTGTTTTATACTTGTATTATCACCTCCAATGGACGAAACCACATGCTTTGCCTTTTTGGGATTGATCTTTAAAGATTTCAGCATGGAAGACAACACCGGAGTAAACCTGTCCGGAGAAAGGTCTGAAAGAACCGGTTCCATACCTTCCGGAAGAGTAGATTTGATCTCGTAGTTCAATAACTTGAAACCTTCATGCAGCTTTTTCAGATGCACCAGTTTAATACTGTGAGAACCAATATCCAGACCGATTGATTCTTTAAATTTAGTCTTTTTCTTTTTTGCCATATCACCTCACATCTTGAATTATTATATTAACTATTTTTTATTTCGGCGGAATTTTCAACATCCAGTTTTCAGCTTTAAAATCTGAAAGAACAGTATCACCAAAACCTCGATATATTTGCGGATAACAGGGTGGCTGGACAAAGAGAAATCGGTTGTCATAATAATAATCCTTGTCATAACCACAACTGGGATGATTTCCACTGTAATGATAATCTTCAATATCCCAGGGACTAGGGCTACTCAATCCCTGTGGATGATTAAAAGGATCAGAACCGGAACGATGGACAAATCCCCTTCTTCTTTGAGCGATTGCACCAAAAATATGGATAGCACCTCTCTCGGTCGTTATATTTGCAGCAGATTCCGGCCAAATCGGATTGTAATAGGGCCAATCTGTTCCATAAGGAATTGCATAAGTAGGTCCATTATTGGGAAAAGAATTTAAGTACCCATTGTCTTCATAAGGAAAACCGCACATATTGTAGGGAGCAACCGGAGCAGCTCCATGTAAATTAAAATCTTCAATGTTGGGGGGAACGAAAGTATTGGGTGGATAAATAAATTTATGGAAATCAATAAATGAAAATAGGGTGTCATCTCCAGTATAAGGACTCATAGCCCTGAAATCAGGAGTAGAACCATGCATATGATGATATTGGAAAGTAAAGATCCCATCATAATGACAAGACTCTATTCCAAATAAACTTTCATTGCCATCAGCAATGGCAGCATAAGCTCCATATAAATAAATGTCATTACAATTATCGGTTCTAACTACCATATCATCAAATGGATCTTTATGTTTATATCTGATCAGGATTTTTTGTTCCGAAACAAGCCCAAAATAATCATCTCGATTCGGATTATCTTCATCATCCGGAGAGGTACCTATTGGAGTTCCATCATACCAGATATCACCAACTACAAAAACAGTATCAGCGCTTCCCCATGTTTGTTTTCCTGCAACTACTCCTTCTATCCAGAGTTCACTTTCCATCCAGACACATTGATTACTAATCGTTCCTGAAGGACCGGAAGTCCAGAGAGTATCATACATGGGGATGTAGTTAGTCCAGAGATGATCGGTATCTTCAAACCAGTTAAATCCTGCATTTGTAACAGCATTTGCCCAGGCTGGAGTATGCGGATACCAGCTATAAACACCAAATGTATCGATTCCAACAAATTCTATATCACCGTACATTGAACTGTAGGTATTTCCGTCTAATTTTACATAGACAATTTCCTTGGTAGAATCAAAAGGTCTAATCCCATTTTGTTTTATGTCATTCGCTGTAGGTTCAAAAATAATAGAAGCAACTTCCTCCTGCCATCCACCCTGAAAAATCTGGTCCATGGGAGCTTCGGTATCAGGAAGATGAGTTCCTTCAGGAAACTTTCTAAATATCCCGGCAGTTGAAACCATCGCATGAAAAGTGGGCCATCCCATATTATTTCCACCACCGGCTTGTTGAATCCAGATATCACTGTTACTGTGAACAGGTCCGTTAAGAACATCCGGTCCCCAGAATTTTACAGGATCATCAGTTCCTTCTGCATTTTCTGATGCTTCTTCATCCGAAAAATACTGGTACTGGGCAAGACTTTCGTTTCTGAGAAGTCTTTCAGAGTATCTTTTAATGGGAGAATAGTTCGTTTTTATAAAAATCCTCGATCTTCGAGCAGATGCAAGAGAACGAATGGCTACAGCTTCAGCAGTAGCATATCCCATAAAATTAGAAATCATTGTATATTCTTTTTTATTTTCAATAGTATAAGTTGTAATTCTATCATTTGCTAAAATTTCAACTTCCCTTTCAGGCAATGGTTTGTTCTTATCATTCTCCAAACTAAGCTGTGTTCTTACAGCTTCACTTCGTAATAATAATTCTTCCTGTATTTTATCATTCTGATATTGGGTTTGAAGATGATCATTTTGAACCAGATTTATTAAGGAAAAGGCTGAAATGACAGAAACCAAAACCACGATCATGGCAACGAGCATTAAAATTATTGCTCCTTTTTCATTTTTGATAATTTCTTTCATTTCATCTCCCTTATTTTATTTAAGCACATAATGACTATTCAGGCGGAATTTTCATGTGCCAGTTCTCAGCTTTGAATTCCGTTAGAACATTTTCACCAAATCCTCTATATACTTGAGGATAACATGGTGGTTGAACAAAGAGAAACCTGTTATCATAATGATAATCTTTATTATATCCTGAACTGGGATGTGTTCCGTCATAATGATAATACTCTAAATCCCACTCGGTTTGATTTGGATGATTGTAAGGATCTATTCCGGAGCGATGTACATAACCTCTTCTGCGTTGACCAATTGCGCCATATATATGGATTATACCTCTTTCGGTATCAATATCAGCAGCAGATTCGGGCCAGACAGGATTATACCATGGCCAGTCTGTTCCATAAGGATAATTATAATTTGGACCAGTATTGGGATAGACATATGCTGGACTTTCATAAGGATATCCACACATGTTATATGGAGGTTGCGGTGCTCCCCCATGAAGGTTGAAACCGGTAATTTCCGGGGGGACAAAGCTGCTGGGAGGGAAAACAAATTTATGAAAATCAATATAAGAATAAAGGACATTACCTCCTGGAGCATATGGATCCTGAGCCATAAAGTCCGGTGTTGAACCATGGGTGTGATGATATTGGAAAGTAAAAATACCATCATAATGGCAGTAGTAAATTCCCTGCAATTCCTGATCACCTTTTCCGATAGCAGCGTATGCTCCATACAACCAGATGTCTTCACAATTATTATCTATGAGGATCATATCATTAAATGGGTCTTTGTGTTTGTACCTGATCAGGATCTTTTCTTCGGAAACTAATCCAAAATAATCGTCTCTATTGGGATTTTCCTCGTCATCAGGAGGTGATCCAACATTTGTCCCATTATATGTTATATCCCCGACAACAAAAATCGTATCAGCACTACCCCAAGTTTGTTTACCTGCAACTTCTCCTTCGATCCAGAGTTCGCTTTCTACCCAGACACATCCATTATTTACGGTTCCGGTAGGACCCTGTGTCCAGAGAGTGTCATAGATGGGAATATGATTTGTCCAGATATGATCAGATTCCTCATACCAGTTTCCTCCTGCATTGACAACAGCATTAGCTGCAGCGGCATCATCGGGAAACCAACTATAAACATTGAATTGCTCTATACCGGTTAATTCAATCTCACCATACATAGAAGAAAAAGAGTTGTTATCAATCTTGACATATACTATATCTTTTGCCGGATCGAAAGGTCTTTGTCCGTTAGTCCTGAGATCGTTTGCATTTGGATCGAATATAATAGACGCGACCTCTTCTGCATATCCTCCCAGAAAAATATCATCCATGGGAGCAGATTGTTCAGCTGGTTGATGAGTATCAAAATCCATGATCCGTTTTGATGTTGTAACCAGCGCATGAAATGTTGGCCAGCCATAAAGATTTCGGATCCAGATATTATCATTTGAATGAACCGGACCGAAAAGCTCATCAGCACCGTAGAACCTGACAATTGCAGCCTCTTCTCCCCCATCCTCATTCTCTGATTTTTCAATGTCGGTAAAATATTGGAATTGAGCCAGACTTTCATTTCGAAGTAGTCTTTCAGAATACCTTTTGATTGGAGAAAAGTTCTTTTTTGTAAAAATCCTCGCTCTTCGAGCTGAAATCAGAGAGCGAACAGCAACGGCTTCAGCAGTAGCGTAACCCATAAAATTTGAAAGCATGGTGTATTCTTTTTTGTTTTCAATGGTATAAGTTGTTGTTCTATCTTTAGAAAGAATTTCTAATTTCCTG
This window contains:
- the pilM gene encoding type IV pilus assembly protein PilM codes for the protein MAKKKKTKFKESIGLDIGSHSIKLVHLKKLHEGFKLLNYEIKSTLPEGMEPVLSDLSPDRFTPVLSSMLKSLKINPKKAKHVVSSIGGDNTSIKQIKTIFLPDEELESALFFEAKKHLPISGAEMLLDYQVLNVEEKTNNMNILLGASTKTLLKEHSDILTSVGLSPGIVDIESLAVANSVIFNSFFEDGVYVILNIGAFKTNMVIYGPSAKFFARDIGWGGYHFTKDIMKRLKTTYEKAEQYKLEHGLKKEKDTVDTTSMIALDITEKSTVEQISMEVKRSLRFYVKEAGTSDFRKILLIGGGAKLLGFPEYLEEQLNIPTEVFNPYTSLEMPEKFKDRQDPQLALALGLAMRPE